The proteins below come from a single Scatophagus argus isolate fScaArg1 chromosome 15, fScaArg1.pri, whole genome shotgun sequence genomic window:
- the LOC124072520 gene encoding snake venom 5'-nucleotidase-like, producing MNVWTPRQALLIALCLFALSGATSTFEVTLLHTNDNHARIEETSEDSGKCPESGPCFAGVARRFTKVSEIRKQEKNVLFLDAGDQFQGTVWFNYYKGAEAAHFMNKLRYDAMALGNHEFDNGVEGLIQPFLRDVNCSVVSANIRPDQTLKANLSGYFQPYTIINVGPEKVVVVGYTTAETPFLSMPGQHLKFEDEVETLQILVDKLQTLGYNKIIALGHSGFDVDRDIAKRVRGVDVVIGGHTNTFLYNGKPPSTEVPAGPYPFMVTSDDGRKVPVVQAFAFGKYLGYLKVTFDDHGNVIKATGNPILMDSSIPQDPDVLADIREWKKDLAQYSSQYVGQTLVYLNGTFEECRFRECNLGNLICDAMIYHNIKYSSELQWNHVGICMLNSGAIRSAIDERYKNGSITMEEILTILPFGGTFDLVKIKGSTVKKAFEHSIHRYGSMSGEFLQVSGIHIEYDLSKAVNQRVVSVSMLCTECRVPKYEPLNLEKTYTVVMPSYMVDGGDGFTMIKEELLKHNTGDMDISVFSKYISDMKRVYPAVEGRITFRNSAAFTVHSLGLLLLGLCLSLTL from the exons ATGAACGTCTGGACGCCTCGGCAAGCTCTCTTGATCGCGCTCTGCCTGTTTGCGCTTTCGGGCGCGACATCGACTTTCGAGGTGACACTGCTGCACACCAACGACAACCATGCGCGGATCGAGGAGACCAGCGAGGACTCGGGAAAGTGTCCAGAAAGCGGTCCTTGCTTCGCGGGGGTTGCCAGGAGGTTCACTAAAGTATCGGAGATCCGGAAACAGGAGAAGAATGTGCTGTTTCTGGATGCCGGAGACCAGTTTCAGGGAACCGTCTGGTTCAACTACTATAAAGGCGCCGAAGCTGCGCACTTCATGAACAAACTGCGTTATGATGCTATG GCTTTGGGAAACCATGAGTTTGACAACGGAGTGGAGGGTCTCATCCAGCCCTTCCTTCGGGATGTAAATTGCTCTGTGGTGAGTGCCAACATACGACCTGACCAGACTCTCAAGGCAAATCTCAGCGGGTACTTCCAGCCCTACACAATCATAAATGTGGGCCCAGAAAAAGTGGTTGTGGTGGGCTACACCACCGCAGAGACCCCATTCTTATCCATGCCAG GCCAACACCTAAAATTTGAGGACGAGGTGGAAACGCTTCAGATCCTAGTTGATAAACTGCAAACCTTAGGATATAATAAGATCATCGCCCTGGGTCACTCGGGCTTTGACGTGGATCGAGACATTGCCAAGCGTGTGAGAGGGGTTGACGTTGTTATCGGAGGACACACCAACACATTCCTCTATAATG GAAAGCCCCCGTCCACTGAAGTTCCAGCAGGTCCGTACCCTTTTATGGTGACATCTGACGATGGGAGAAAGGTGCCAGTGGTCCAGGCTTTTGCCTTTGGGAAATACCTTGGATATTTGAAAGTAACCTTTGATGACCATGGGAATGTGATAAAAGCTACTGGGAACCCCATCCTAATGGACAGCAGCATACCTCAAG ATCCAGATGTCCTGGCTGACATCCGGGAGTGGAAAAAAGACTTGGCTCAGTACTCCTCACAGTATGTTGGACAAACCTTAGTGTACCTCAACGGAACATTTGAAGAATGTCGATTTCGGGAGTGTAACCTTGGCAACCTTATCTGTGATGCTATG ATTTATCACAATATAAAGTATTCCAGTGAACTGCAGTGGAATCATGTGGGCATATGTATGCTGAATAGTGGCGCCATACGCTCAGCTATAGATGAGCGCTACAAAAATG GTTCCATTACTATGGAGGAGATCCTCACCATCTTACCATTTGGTGGAACCTTTGACTTGGTCAAGATAAAAGGATCGACGGTGAAAAAGGCATTTGAGCACTCCATTCATAGATACGGAAGCATGTCTGGAGAATTTCTTCAAGTCTCAG GTATTCACATAGAGTACGACCTCTCCAAAGCAGTGAACCAGCGTGTAGTGTCTGTGTCAATGCTCTGCACCGAGTGCCGTGTTCCCAAGTATGAACCGTTGAACCTGGAGAAGACGTACACTGTAGTCATGCCTTCATACATGGTGGACGGCGGTGATGGCTTTACCATGATTAAGGAGGAGTTATTGAAGCATAACACAG GTGACAtggacatttctgttttttccaaaTATATCTCAGACATGAAGCGCGTGTACCCTGCAGTGGAAGGCCGGATCACATTCAGAAACTCAGCTGCCTTTACAGTCCACAGCCTTGGCTTGTTGCTGCTGGGTTTATGTCTGTCCCTGACCCTCTGA
- the htr1b gene encoding 5-hydroxytryptamine receptor 1B yields MSDISLGDIKYDKERLKVMESSGQVEPTQPANTTNDSFITDPSTVEVSAGSLVYQISLAAILSVITLATTLSNAFVIATISQSKKLQTPANFLIASLAITDLLVSILVMPICVLYTVIHTWTLGQIVCDIWLSSDITCCTASILHLCVIALDRYWAITDAVEYSKKRTPGRAAGMVAIAWVIAVSISLPPLFWRQVKAEELTSCSVNTDHIFYTIYSTFGAFYIPTLLLLVLYGRIYVEARKRILKQSPKKVGKRLTSAHLVTNSPGSVASTTSLQCGRHDTPSSDTGSCTSENQVKVTVSDALLEKKRISAARERKATKTLGIILGAYIVCWLPFFIYTLVVATCDTCFNPELFDFFTWLGYLNSLINPIIYTMFNEDFKKAFHKLVRFRCCRS; encoded by the coding sequence ATGTCGGACATCTCACTGGGTgacataaaatatgacaaagagCGATTAAAAGTGATGGAGAGCTCCGGTCAAGTCGAGCCAACTCAGCCGGCGAACACCACGAACGACAGTTTTATCACAGATCCATCCACTGTGGAAGTCAGCGCAGGAAGTCTCGTTTATCAGATCAGTCTGGCGGCGATTCTCTCCGTTATCACACTCGCCACCACTTTATCCAACGCGTTCGTCATCGCGACAATCTCCCAGTCGAAGAAGCTGCAAACTCCTGCGAACTTTCTGATCGCCTCTCTGGCCATCACGGACCTGCTGGTGTCCATTCTGGTGATGCCCATCTGCGTCCTGTACACGGTCATCCACACCTGGACGCTGGGGCAAATCGTATGCGACATCTGGCTCTCCTCGGACATAACGTGCTGTACGGCGTCCATCCTCCACTTGTGCGTAATCGCTTTGGATAGGTACTGGGCCATCACGGACGCGGTGGAGTACTCCAAAAAGCGCACGCCAGGACGCGCGGCCGGTATGGTAGCCATAGCCTGGGTCATCGCCGTCTCTATCTCCCTGCCGCCTCTATTCTGGAGGCAGGTGAAGGCGGAAGAGCTGACCAGCTGCAGCGTCAACACTGATCATATTTTCTACACCATCTACTCCACCTTTGGGGCTTTCTACATCCCCACCTTGCTGCTTCTTGTCCTCTATGGACGGATATACGTCGAGGCCAGGAAACGGATCTTGAAGCAGTCCCCCAAAAAGGTGGGGAAGAGACTCACCTCGGCGCACCTGGTCACCAACTCCCCTGGATCCGTGGCGTCCACAACTTCTCTGCAGTGCGGGAGGCACGACACGCCGTCCAGCGACACCGGGTCTTGTACAAGCGAGAACCAGGTGAAAGTGACGGTGTCGGACGCGCTTTTGGAGAAAAAACGCATTTCAGCagccagagaaagaaaagcgACAAAGACCTTGGGGATAATCCTCGGCGCTTATATCGTTTGTTGGCTGCCGTTTTTCATTTACACGTTGGTCGTGGCCACATGTGACACATGTTTTAACCCCGAGTTATTCGACTTTTTCACCTGGTTGGGATACCTGAACTCCCTCATCAACCCGATCATATACACGATGTTCAATGAAGACTTCAAGAAAGCTTTCCATAAACTCGTGCGCTTCAGATGCTGCAGGTCGTGA